A single window of Pseudarthrobacter psychrotolerans DNA harbors:
- a CDS encoding GntR family transcriptional regulator produces the protein MKGSLAVAEAMPETGNGRADEARAENVYQLVLEGIVTGKYAQGMRLRERELSELYNVSRIPVREAIQRLEQDGFVATFPRRGAVVRQLTLTDVNELFDVRLCLETFAARMAATRVAEGQSGGRLEELMEASKAAIDEQRTDDVALISAELHAEIVRLSCNKLLIESVKPLFGRMRWIFGLTHNRSNELQREEHTDLCNAILKGRPDLAYSLAYSHIELGREPVLAGLAETLEP, from the coding sequence ATGAAGGGAAGTTTGGCAGTGGCTGAGGCGATGCCGGAAACCGGGAATGGCCGCGCTGACGAGGCCCGCGCGGAGAACGTCTACCAGCTGGTGTTGGAGGGCATCGTCACGGGCAAGTACGCCCAGGGGATGCGGTTGCGTGAGCGCGAACTCTCCGAGCTCTACAACGTTTCACGCATCCCGGTGCGGGAAGCCATCCAGCGCTTGGAGCAGGACGGCTTCGTCGCAACCTTTCCGCGCCGCGGCGCCGTGGTCCGGCAACTGACCCTTACGGACGTCAACGAGCTCTTCGACGTCCGCCTGTGCCTGGAAACGTTCGCCGCCAGGATGGCCGCCACCCGTGTTGCCGAAGGCCAGTCCGGCGGACGTCTGGAAGAACTCATGGAGGCGTCCAAGGCCGCCATCGATGAGCAGCGCACCGACGATGTCGCCCTGATCAGCGCCGAGCTGCACGCCGAAATCGTGCGCCTCTCGTGCAACAAGCTGCTGATCGAATCCGTGAAACCCCTGTTCGGGCGGATGCGCTGGATCTTCGGGCTTACGCACAACCGCAGCAACGAACTCCAGCGCGAGGAACACACGGATCTGTGCAACGCGATCCTGAAAGGCAGGCCGGACCTGGCCTACTCACTGGCGTATTCGCACATTGAGTTGGGCCGCGAACCTGTTTTGGCCGGCCTCGCGGAGACGCTGGAGCCTTAA
- a CDS encoding ABC transporter substrate-binding protein produces MKTPTRALALSVLIAMAATGCAAGQNQPSSSKPAESVTELAPNVVESGFNGKGGNINVLMSSDFQTLDPGNSNYVQTANVGQLYYRTLTMAKETAGQPPTVVPDLATDTGKVSDDGLSWTFTLKEGVKFEDGTPITSADIQYGLERTFAQDVFTQAPQELNAALDDGGYKGPYKDPSAVLKAVETPDDRTVVFHLKKPFAEFPALASRSNTAPVPKAKDTKLDYTNHPVSSGPYMVESYNRGKSLKLVRNPHWDPATDPNRTALPDTFSFSLSTSQATISQQLLADSDPNAITLDSNGALQTSDSAKLADANVKDRVASGLLGCNDVLSLNTEKIKDPDVRKAIALALDRQSILVQYGGRRFGELQQSPLNAKMVGYVDPGLDIDPAGKPKLEAAKKLLEGKDYPKTLTYGYANNRDAFKNTGTVVQQNLKALGIDVQLVPIPAPNYYSVLASDQLPDMGRSGWCGGADPSSVRTSADPLLGPNNDGTSYGFSNTSRYFDPEVSKAMYELRNTAGTSEELGKKWAEEFNKALKAYPIIPLIRSHTNSVVGSNVRNAQVGYFFGGIDLSIVGVEH; encoded by the coding sequence ATGAAAACCCCCACGAGAGCTCTGGCACTGTCCGTGCTGATTGCCATGGCCGCCACCGGTTGCGCCGCCGGCCAAAACCAGCCCAGCAGTTCCAAGCCCGCAGAGTCGGTCACCGAACTGGCCCCCAACGTGGTCGAATCTGGCTTCAACGGCAAGGGCGGAAACATCAACGTCCTGATGTCCTCCGACTTCCAGACCTTGGACCCGGGAAACAGCAACTACGTCCAGACGGCCAACGTCGGCCAGTTGTACTACCGGACGCTGACCATGGCCAAGGAAACAGCCGGCCAGCCGCCCACCGTCGTCCCGGACCTCGCCACGGACACGGGCAAGGTCTCCGACGACGGCCTGAGCTGGACATTCACCCTCAAGGAAGGCGTGAAGTTCGAGGACGGCACGCCCATCACCTCCGCCGACATCCAGTACGGCCTGGAGCGCACCTTCGCGCAGGACGTCTTCACCCAGGCGCCTCAGGAACTGAATGCAGCGCTCGACGACGGCGGGTACAAGGGGCCGTACAAGGACCCTTCCGCCGTGCTCAAGGCGGTTGAAACGCCCGACGATCGCACCGTCGTCTTCCACCTCAAGAAGCCGTTCGCTGAATTCCCCGCTCTGGCGTCCCGCTCCAACACGGCTCCGGTCCCCAAGGCCAAGGACACCAAGCTGGACTACACCAACCACCCCGTATCCTCGGGCCCGTACATGGTGGAGTCCTACAACCGGGGCAAGTCCCTCAAGCTGGTCCGCAACCCGCACTGGGATCCCGCCACGGACCCCAACCGCACCGCCCTGCCGGACACCTTCAGCTTCTCGCTCTCCACCTCCCAGGCCACCATCAGCCAGCAACTGCTGGCTGACTCGGACCCGAACGCCATTACCCTCGATTCGAACGGTGCGCTCCAGACATCGGACTCCGCCAAACTGGCAGACGCCAACGTCAAGGACCGCGTAGCGTCCGGCCTCCTTGGCTGCAATGACGTCCTGAGCCTGAACACGGAGAAGATCAAAGACCCGGACGTCCGCAAGGCAATCGCCCTTGCCCTGGACCGCCAGTCCATCCTGGTCCAGTACGGCGGACGCCGCTTCGGCGAGCTTCAGCAGAGCCCCCTGAACGCGAAGATGGTGGGCTACGTGGACCCAGGCCTGGATATCGATCCTGCAGGCAAGCCCAAGCTGGAGGCGGCCAAGAAGCTCCTTGAAGGCAAGGATTACCCGAAGACCCTGACGTACGGCTACGCCAACAACCGGGACGCCTTTAAGAACACCGGCACCGTTGTCCAGCAGAACCTGAAAGCCCTCGGCATAGACGTACAGCTCGTGCCGATCCCGGCGCCGAACTACTACTCGGTGCTGGCCAGCGACCAGCTGCCGGACATGGGCCGTTCCGGCTGGTGCGGCGGCGCCGATCCGTCGTCGGTCCGTACCTCCGCGGACCCGCTGCTGGGACCGAACAACGACGGCACCAGCTACGGCTTCTCCAACACCTCCCGCTACTTCGATCCGGAGGTCTCCAAGGCGATGTACGAGCTGCGCAACACGGCCGGTACTTCCGAGGAACTGGGCAAGAAGTGGGCCGAGGAGTTCAACAAGGCCCTGAAGGCCTATCCGATCATCCCGCTCATCCGCAGCCACACCAACAGCGTGGTGGGTTCCAACGTCCGCAATGCCCAGGTGGGCTACTTCTTCGGCGGCATCGACCTCTCGATCGTTGGCGTCGAGCACTAA
- a CDS encoding ABC transporter permease, producing MKTFILRRTGSLVLLLAAVSFITFTLFQLGPSDPAAAACGQECTPERVADARVALGMDQPFFVQYADYMRGLFSSRMIGAPGAQTLCEWPCLGKSFQTNENVADIIGRSLPYTFSMAIGALVLWTITGVGLGLLAALRKGSPVDKFIVGAASVGVSLPIPVTGLFLLLLFVNQLHLLPFTTNEINSPFGPQGPGAWVANYLLPWIALAVLFSASYIRVTRTNMIETFGEDFIRTARAKGLAPRTVTFKHGVRAGITPVVTMLGMDIGLLLGGAVLTEQIFSVPGLGFTAVHAAISGDLPVTMAITMLAAFFVIVANAVVDLAYAAIDPRVRLQ from the coding sequence ATGAAGACTTTCATTCTTCGCAGGACCGGATCGCTGGTTCTGCTGCTCGCCGCAGTCAGTTTCATCACTTTCACGCTCTTCCAGCTTGGCCCGTCCGACCCCGCCGCTGCAGCATGCGGACAGGAATGCACACCCGAACGCGTCGCCGACGCGCGCGTTGCCCTGGGCATGGACCAGCCCTTCTTTGTCCAGTACGCCGACTACATGCGCGGTCTCTTCTCGTCTCGAATGATCGGTGCGCCGGGTGCCCAGACCCTCTGCGAATGGCCCTGCCTGGGCAAGTCCTTCCAAACCAACGAGAACGTTGCCGACATCATTGGCCGTTCGCTCCCCTACACATTTTCCATGGCCATTGGCGCCCTGGTCCTGTGGACCATCACCGGCGTAGGCCTGGGCCTTCTCGCCGCCCTGCGCAAGGGCTCGCCCGTGGACAAGTTCATCGTTGGCGCCGCCTCGGTGGGCGTCTCGCTGCCTATCCCGGTCACGGGCCTGTTCCTGCTGCTCCTGTTCGTCAACCAGCTGCACCTGCTGCCCTTCACCACCAACGAGATCAACAGCCCGTTTGGCCCGCAGGGTCCGGGTGCGTGGGTGGCCAACTACCTGTTGCCCTGGATTGCGTTGGCCGTGCTCTTCAGTGCCTCGTACATCCGGGTCACGCGTACCAACATGATCGAGACGTTCGGTGAGGACTTTATCCGGACCGCCCGCGCCAAGGGCCTCGCACCCCGGACCGTCACATTCAAGCACGGCGTCCGCGCCGGCATCACGCCCGTGGTCACAATGCTCGGCATGGACATCGGCCTGCTGCTCGGCGGCGCAGTCCTGACCGAACAGATCTTCTCTGTCCCCGGCCTGGGCTTCACCGCAGTGCACGCCGCTATTTCCGGGGACCTGCCGGTCACCATGGCCATCACCATGCTGGCAGCTTTCTTCGTCATCGTCGCCAACGCCGTGGTGGACCTCGCCTATGCCGCCATCGATCCCCGAGTGAGGCTCCAATGA
- a CDS encoding GntR family transcriptional regulator, whose translation MDTAGELKHVWVRKQIQDLVAASLRPGDALLGERQLEEQFGVSRITVRRAISDLVQDGALVRIKGKGTFVSHGLVRSTLHLASFNEDMRAAGFEPSTRVITALTAVPPAAAAEHLGLAAGQEAYQVRRLRLANGAPVSVDESWLPPALVPGLLSEDLTGSLYRALAAFGHPVQHAEQTVEAAAAPDETAALLDIEPGSPVLLFRRRSFTGQEDPGTPIEYAVSTYRSDRYQVSMRLGVG comes from the coding sequence ATGGATACGGCAGGGGAACTAAAACACGTCTGGGTCCGCAAGCAGATCCAGGACCTGGTGGCCGCTTCGCTGCGGCCCGGGGACGCGCTGCTTGGAGAGCGCCAGCTTGAGGAGCAGTTCGGCGTCTCCCGCATTACGGTGCGCCGGGCCATCTCGGACCTCGTCCAGGACGGAGCGCTGGTGCGGATCAAGGGCAAAGGAACCTTCGTCTCCCATGGACTGGTGCGCTCAACCCTGCACCTGGCCTCCTTCAACGAGGATATGCGCGCCGCCGGTTTCGAACCCAGTACCCGCGTGATCACCGCGCTGACTGCGGTGCCGCCGGCAGCAGCGGCGGAGCATCTGGGACTTGCCGCAGGGCAGGAGGCGTACCAGGTGCGTAGACTGCGGCTCGCGAACGGCGCGCCCGTGAGCGTCGACGAATCGTGGCTGCCGCCGGCACTGGTCCCCGGGCTGCTCTCAGAAGACCTGACGGGATCCCTCTACCGGGCCCTCGCAGCCTTCGGGCACCCCGTGCAGCACGCGGAACAGACCGTCGAGGCCGCCGCCGCCCCTGACGAGACCGCCGCGTTACTGGACATCGAACCCGGGTCACCCGTCCTGCTCTTCCGGCGCCGTTCCTTCACCGGCCAGGAAGACCCCGGCACCCCAATCGAATACGCCGTCTCCACCTACCGCTCAGACCGGTACCAAGTCTCGATGCGGCTGGGCGTGGGCTAA
- a CDS encoding ABC transporter ATP-binding protein: protein MTHTPLTQSRTRPAPGSGAVAFLDVRNLSVKFPTDDGVVSAVNGMDFTLERGQTLGIVGESGSGKSVTSQALMGLLKGTSAQVTGQAMFQGKDLVTLPESAMRQLRGRNIGMIFQDPLSALHPFYTVGHQIAEAYLVHNKASKKQARAAAVDMLGRVGIPSPEQRFDEYPHHFSGGMRQRAIIAMALICEPELLIADEPTTALDVTVQAQILDLMSELQQETNSALILITHDLGVVAEVCHDVLVMYGGQCVESGPVDEIFYDTLHPYTLGLLNSMPTLNSSAGQLNPIPGQPPSLLDLPKGCIFSARCQYAELVGDGVCARQRPELRVEDGHGTRCHLSGPQVITIRNSR, encoded by the coding sequence ATGACCCACACGCCACTCACCCAGTCGCGCACCCGCCCGGCGCCGGGCTCCGGAGCAGTGGCGTTCCTTGACGTCCGGAACCTCTCCGTGAAGTTCCCTACGGACGACGGCGTAGTCTCGGCGGTCAACGGCATGGACTTCACCTTGGAGCGCGGCCAGACCCTTGGCATCGTCGGCGAATCAGGCTCAGGCAAGTCGGTAACCAGCCAAGCACTCATGGGCCTCCTGAAGGGCACGTCCGCGCAGGTCACGGGACAGGCCATGTTCCAGGGTAAGGACTTGGTCACGCTCCCCGAGTCCGCCATGCGCCAGCTCCGCGGCCGCAACATCGGCATGATCTTCCAGGATCCCCTCTCGGCGCTGCACCCCTTCTACACCGTGGGCCATCAAATCGCCGAGGCTTATCTGGTCCACAACAAGGCGAGCAAAAAGCAGGCCCGGGCGGCCGCCGTCGACATGCTGGGAAGGGTGGGTATCCCCAGTCCCGAGCAGCGCTTCGACGAGTACCCCCACCACTTCTCCGGCGGCATGCGCCAGCGCGCAATTATCGCAATGGCGCTGATCTGCGAACCCGAGCTTCTGATCGCGGATGAACCCACCACGGCACTGGACGTGACGGTGCAGGCACAGATCCTGGACCTCATGTCCGAACTCCAGCAGGAAACCAACTCTGCGCTCATCCTCATCACGCACGATCTGGGCGTGGTGGCTGAGGTCTGCCACGACGTCCTGGTGATGTACGGCGGCCAGTGCGTCGAGTCGGGTCCCGTGGACGAGATCTTCTACGACACCCTGCACCCGTACACCCTTGGCCTGCTCAACTCGATGCCTACGCTCAACAGCTCCGCGGGCCAGCTGAACCCCATCCCTGGCCAGCCGCCGTCGCTCCTTGACCTGCCCAAGGGCTGCATCTTCAGCGCGCGGTGCCAATACGCCGAACTCGTCGGTGACGGCGTCTGCGCCAGGCAGCGGCCTGAACTGCGGGTCGAGGACGGGCACGGCACGCGCTGCCATTTGAGCGGCCCGCAGGTCATCACCATCCGGAACTCGCGTTAG
- a CDS encoding chlorohydrolase family protein gives MLTKVTARYVLGFRNGHHVLLEGACVVYSGTSIEYVGHDYAGQVDKERQLGDALLMPGLIDLDALTDIDHLILDSWAGPEQAKGHQWSEDYFRNGRTDVFTAEERQQVREYALIQLVLHGITTYMPIASEVHSEWAEPLEELRGMAETSRRLGLRAYLGPAYRSGVNVVLENGERAVRFDDRRGLEGFADAMCFVDHATELNDPLVNGVLLPCRIETLDIELLKATAAASEDRDVLVRLHSLQGLVERELIMDSHGVTPLELLDQVGLLNERLLIPHATYTDRNPAVFGEDRGDLARLAASGASIIHCPLTSMRYGSALDSFNAYKAAGINISLGTDSFPPDIIRGIDAGVHLAKILAGTNDAGDVAGYFDAATLGGAKALRRPDLGRLEPGAQADLVAFSLGDIRDGVHEDPLRTLLLNGAARQAVLSVVAGRTIMAHGLIEGVDLEYWRVKGQELFDKMRRAYTVRDARNRPADELFPPVYARLER, from the coding sequence GTGCTTACCAAGGTCACCGCCCGCTACGTGCTGGGCTTCAGGAACGGTCATCACGTGCTGCTGGAAGGCGCCTGCGTGGTCTACAGCGGCACCTCCATTGAGTACGTCGGACATGACTATGCCGGTCAGGTGGACAAGGAACGGCAATTGGGGGACGCCTTACTTATGCCGGGTCTCATTGACCTGGACGCGCTCACTGATATTGACCACCTCATCCTGGACAGCTGGGCCGGGCCGGAGCAGGCCAAAGGCCACCAGTGGTCCGAGGATTACTTCCGCAACGGCCGGACTGACGTCTTTACTGCCGAAGAACGCCAGCAGGTCCGCGAATACGCACTTATCCAGCTCGTGCTGCACGGCATCACCACCTACATGCCCATCGCATCGGAGGTGCACTCGGAGTGGGCGGAGCCCCTCGAGGAACTCCGTGGGATGGCGGAGACCAGCCGTCGGCTTGGCTTGCGCGCCTACCTCGGCCCCGCCTACCGCTCGGGCGTGAACGTCGTGTTGGAAAACGGCGAACGTGCGGTGAGGTTCGACGACCGCCGCGGCCTCGAGGGGTTCGCGGACGCCATGTGCTTCGTTGACCACGCGACGGAACTTAATGATCCTCTGGTCAACGGTGTCCTCCTCCCTTGCCGCATTGAGACGCTGGACATCGAGTTGCTCAAAGCCACGGCGGCAGCCTCAGAAGACCGTGACGTTCTGGTACGGCTTCACTCGCTTCAGGGGTTGGTGGAGCGGGAGCTCATCATGGACTCGCACGGAGTGACGCCCCTGGAGCTCCTGGATCAGGTCGGCCTGCTCAACGAACGCCTGCTGATTCCGCACGCTACCTACACAGACCGCAACCCCGCAGTGTTCGGGGAGGACCGCGGTGATCTCGCCCGGCTGGCCGCCAGTGGTGCCAGCATCATTCATTGCCCCCTGACCTCCATGCGTTACGGCAGTGCGCTGGACTCTTTCAACGCGTATAAAGCGGCCGGTATCAACATCTCCTTGGGTACCGACTCGTTCCCGCCGGACATCATCCGCGGCATCGATGCCGGCGTGCATCTCGCCAAGATCCTTGCAGGAACCAACGACGCCGGTGACGTCGCCGGATACTTCGACGCCGCCACGCTGGGCGGTGCGAAGGCTCTCCGCCGGCCCGACCTTGGACGGCTGGAGCCGGGTGCCCAGGCGGATCTGGTGGCCTTCTCCTTGGGGGACATCCGCGACGGCGTCCACGAGGACCCGCTCCGGACCCTCCTGCTCAACGGCGCTGCCCGCCAGGCAGTGCTCTCCGTAGTTGCGGGGCGGACCATCATGGCTCACGGTTTGATCGAAGGAGTGGATCTGGAGTACTGGCGCGTGAAGGGCCAGGAATTGTTCGACAAGATGCGCCGCGCCTACACCGTCCGGGATGCCCGGAACCGCCCGGCCGATGAGCTGTTTCCTCCCGTGTATGCTCGGTTGGAACGCTGA
- a CDS encoding PTS glucose/sucrose transporter subunit IIB produces the protein MSKAEIILAALGGAENVEEIEGCITRLRTEVVDAARVDEAALKAAGAHGVMMSGTVVQVVVGPEAESLAEDIQDLM, from the coding sequence ATGTCCAAAGCAGAAATCATCCTCGCCGCCCTTGGCGGCGCCGAGAACGTCGAAGAGATCGAAGGGTGCATCACCCGCCTGCGCACCGAAGTGGTGGATGCCGCGCGCGTTGACGAGGCCGCCCTCAAGGCCGCAGGAGCGCACGGCGTGATGATGTCCGGCACGGTGGTTCAGGTGGTCGTGGGGCCGGAAGCCGAAAGCCTCGCCGAAGACATCCAGGACCTGATGTGA
- the nagB gene encoding glucosamine-6-phosphate deaminase has protein sequence MQIVLCESVDHVGARAADIIEARVRQGPAVLGLATGGSPRSTYQELIRRHRGEQLSFSQVTGFTLDEYAGLPPEHGQSYYSTIRREFVDHVDLPLDRLFTPQGDAPDLVAEADRYDAAIAAAGGVDIQILGIGANGHIGFNEPTSSLASRTRVKTLAGATRADNARFFSDGDVPRLCLTQGLGTIREAKLAVLLATGENKAAAVRAMVEGPVSAHCPASVLQLHRRAVVILDSGAAAQLSLLDYYREAQEFNDELGQTPTRPWLQQPVSR, from the coding sequence GTGCAGATAGTTCTGTGTGAGTCCGTCGATCACGTAGGAGCCCGCGCGGCGGACATCATTGAAGCGAGGGTCCGGCAGGGTCCCGCCGTGCTGGGGCTGGCCACCGGCGGCTCCCCGCGATCCACCTACCAGGAGCTCATCCGGCGGCACCGCGGGGAACAACTCAGCTTCAGCCAGGTCACCGGCTTCACGCTGGACGAATACGCGGGTCTGCCGCCGGAGCACGGGCAGTCGTACTACTCCACCATCCGGCGGGAGTTCGTCGACCATGTGGACCTGCCCCTGGACCGGCTTTTTACTCCGCAGGGGGACGCGCCGGACCTGGTGGCCGAAGCTGACCGCTATGACGCAGCGATCGCCGCTGCAGGCGGTGTGGACATTCAGATCCTGGGCATCGGCGCGAACGGCCACATCGGCTTCAATGAGCCGACGTCGTCACTGGCTTCCCGCACGAGGGTGAAGACCCTCGCCGGGGCCACGCGGGCTGACAACGCGCGGTTCTTTTCCGACGGTGATGTTCCGCGGCTGTGCCTGACGCAGGGTCTGGGGACCATCCGCGAAGCCAAACTGGCAGTGCTGCTGGCCACGGGGGAGAACAAAGCCGCCGCTGTCCGGGCCATGGTGGAAGGGCCGGTCAGCGCCCATTGCCCCGCGTCGGTGCTCCAGCTGCACCGCAGGGCCGTGGTCATTCTGGACTCGGGAGCCGCCGCCCAGCTGAGCCTGCTGGATTACTACCGGGAAGCCCAGGAATTCAACGATGAGCTGGGCCAAACACCCACAAGGCCCTGGCTCCAGCAGCCGGTCAGCCGTTGA
- a CDS encoding ABC transporter permease, whose translation MTQIQSVEPSTGSPPLPPATSPEGKAAAPAEARSLLATAWMRIRRSKIALLSLCVVVAIMLFAILAPMLSAMSGNDPFTSNTSPEVLDDFQTPGLPLAGYMYPSAQHWLGVEPGLGRDLFARLAYGGQVSLTIALLSTAVSVVLGTVLGAAAGYFGGKTDAIISRIMDLFLAFPHLLLVLSLTPILQSRLRDTPLGQGSFLPMASLVIILGFFGWAYLARIVRGQVLSLREREFVEAARSFGASHISVLFRQIIPNVMGVVLVYSTMLIPTNISAEAALSFLGVGVKDPTPSWGQMLNAAQSGNWYLSDPWFLAVPGIMLVITVLAFNLLGDAVRDALDPKASRN comes from the coding sequence TTGACCCAGATACAGTCCGTCGAACCAAGCACCGGCAGCCCGCCGCTGCCTCCGGCAACGTCGCCGGAGGGCAAAGCAGCCGCACCTGCCGAAGCGCGCTCACTGCTCGCCACGGCGTGGATGAGGATCCGGCGCAGCAAGATCGCGCTCCTTAGCCTGTGCGTGGTGGTGGCCATCATGCTGTTCGCCATCCTGGCCCCCATGCTCAGCGCAATGTCGGGCAATGACCCCTTCACGTCCAACACAAGCCCGGAAGTACTGGACGACTTCCAGACACCCGGGCTGCCACTCGCCGGCTACATGTACCCCTCGGCCCAGCACTGGTTGGGCGTCGAGCCCGGCCTGGGCCGTGACCTCTTCGCCAGGCTTGCCTATGGGGGTCAGGTTTCCCTCACCATCGCCCTGTTGTCCACCGCTGTTTCCGTTGTTCTTGGAACCGTCCTGGGTGCGGCCGCCGGGTACTTCGGTGGCAAGACGGACGCCATCATCAGCCGCATCATGGACCTCTTCCTCGCGTTCCCGCACCTGCTTCTGGTGCTCTCCCTGACGCCCATCCTTCAGTCCCGGCTCCGCGATACCCCGCTGGGTCAAGGCAGCTTCCTGCCCATGGCCTCGCTGGTGATCATCCTTGGCTTCTTCGGCTGGGCCTACCTCGCCAGGATCGTCCGCGGACAAGTTCTGAGCCTCCGCGAGCGCGAGTTCGTGGAAGCCGCGCGATCCTTTGGCGCCTCGCACATCAGCGTCCTGTTCCGCCAGATCATTCCCAACGTCATGGGAGTCGTGCTGGTGTATTCCACCATGCTGATCCCCACCAACATCTCCGCCGAAGCAGCACTGTCCTTCCTGGGCGTCGGCGTCAAGGACCCCACACCGTCGTGGGGCCAAATGCTGAACGCTGCACAGTCCGGCAACTGGTACCTCAGCGATCCCTGGTTCCTGGCTGTCCCCGGCATCATGCTCGTCATCACCGTCCTGGCCTTCAACCTCCTGGGCGACGCCGTCCGGGATGCCCTGGACCCCAAAGCCTCACGCAACTAA
- a CDS encoding PTS transporter subunit EIIC: MTTENPSASAGAAPLAAPASAPAPGKAKGSGKALQNMQRFGRSLMLPIAALPAAALLLRLGQDDLLGRFESLTTVAQVIGAAGGALFENLPLLFAVGISFGFAKKGDGSTALAAVVGYLVLTNVFKVMAPLVLGAAPEGGKDPVINYGVLAGIVMGLTTAWLWQKFHRTTLPDWLGFFAGRRLVPILTSFAAIVIGVAMALIYPFFNTGLTAVGNAVADNTVVGSGVYGTVNRLLIPLGLHHILNSIVWFIIGDYNGAHGDLNRFFAGDPTAGVFMTGFFPIMMFALPAAALAIWHEAKPGQKKIVGGIMLSTGLTAFLTGITEPLEFSFMFVAWPLYLVHAVLTGTSMMLVNALGIHHGFGFSAGAIDYVLNFGIAQNPLWLIPIGLGYAAVYYLVFRFVIRRWNLRTMGREDETDENGSMAKADVS, translated from the coding sequence ATGACCACGGAAAACCCATCAGCATCCGCCGGGGCCGCCCCGCTGGCCGCCCCGGCCTCGGCCCCGGCTCCGGGCAAGGCCAAGGGCAGCGGCAAAGCCCTGCAGAACATGCAGCGCTTCGGGCGCAGCCTCATGCTCCCGATCGCCGCCCTCCCCGCGGCTGCGCTCCTCCTGCGCCTGGGCCAGGACGACCTGCTCGGCCGCTTCGAATCCCTGACCACCGTCGCCCAGGTCATCGGAGCAGCCGGCGGCGCCCTGTTCGAGAACCTGCCGCTGCTCTTCGCCGTCGGCATCTCCTTTGGCTTCGCCAAAAAAGGTGACGGTTCCACGGCACTGGCCGCCGTCGTCGGATATCTGGTCCTGACCAACGTTTTCAAAGTCATGGCACCCCTGGTGCTGGGAGCCGCCCCGGAAGGCGGCAAGGATCCTGTCATCAACTACGGCGTCCTGGCCGGCATTGTGATGGGCCTGACGACGGCGTGGCTGTGGCAGAAGTTCCACCGGACCACACTGCCGGACTGGCTGGGGTTCTTCGCGGGCCGCCGGCTGGTACCCATCCTGACCTCCTTCGCCGCCATCGTGATCGGCGTGGCGATGGCCCTCATTTACCCGTTCTTCAACACGGGACTGACAGCGGTCGGCAATGCCGTCGCGGACAACACGGTGGTCGGCAGCGGAGTCTACGGGACCGTCAACCGGCTGCTCATCCCGCTGGGCCTGCACCACATCCTGAACTCCATCGTCTGGTTCATCATCGGCGACTACAACGGCGCCCACGGCGACCTGAACCGGTTCTTCGCCGGCGACCCCACCGCCGGGGTCTTCATGACCGGATTCTTCCCCATCATGATGTTCGCCCTGCCCGCGGCCGCCCTCGCCATCTGGCACGAAGCCAAGCCTGGCCAGAAGAAGATCGTGGGCGGCATTATGCTCTCCACCGGCCTGACAGCCTTCCTCACCGGGATCACCGAACCGCTGGAATTCTCGTTCATGTTCGTGGCGTGGCCGCTGTACCTCGTCCACGCGGTCCTGACCGGGACGTCCATGATGCTGGTCAACGCCCTCGGCATCCACCACGGGTTCGGGTTCTCCGCCGGAGCCATCGACTACGTCCTGAACTTCGGGATCGCCCAAAATCCGCTGTGGCTGATCCCCATCGGGCTCGGCTACGCCGCCGTCTACTACCTGGTATTCCGCTTCGTGATCCGTCGCTGGAACCTGCGCACCATGGGACGCGAAGATGAAACCGACGAGAACGGCTCAATGGCCAAAGCCGATGTCAGCTGA
- a CDS encoding PTS glucose transporter subunit IIA, whose product MFAKGLVGGGAAVIPDDDAGVLTAVAPLDGRVIKVMPHAYIVQHASGPAVLVHVGIDTVGLKGEGFSVIAKKGDQVRAGDPMITVDVTFVRSKNLSMCSPVVVLDTKPEAVDSPASGGRVEAGGHLFKIPGK is encoded by the coding sequence GTGTTCGCCAAGGGGCTTGTGGGCGGCGGGGCCGCCGTCATCCCCGATGACGACGCCGGCGTCCTCACCGCCGTCGCACCGCTGGACGGCCGGGTCATCAAGGTCATGCCGCACGCCTACATCGTCCAGCACGCGTCCGGGCCCGCGGTGCTGGTCCACGTCGGAATTGATACGGTCGGGCTGAAGGGCGAGGGCTTCAGCGTGATCGCGAAAAAAGGCGACCAGGTCCGCGCCGGCGATCCCATGATCACCGTTGATGTCACGTTTGTCCGTTCGAAGAACCTGAGCATGTGCAGCCCCGTGGTGGTGCTGGACACCAAGCCGGAGGCCGTTGACTCCCCGGCCTCCGGCGGCCGCGTGGAAGCTGGTGGGCACCTGTTCAAAATTCCCGGAAAATAG